GACGCCTGCCCCGTGACCGCGCCGGGAGTCGTCTCGGGAGCAGCCCGTTCAGCGAGCGCGGCGGCGAGAACGCAGCACCGCGGTCGCGAGCTCGGCCCGGTTGCGCAGTCCCGCGGCGTCGAAGATGCGACTCACGTACTTCTTCACCGACAGCTCCGACAGCGACAGGCGCTGGGCGATCTCGGCGTTGCTCAGGCCGTCGCTGGCGAGCTCGGCGACCTCCAGCTGTCGCGGTGTGAGCGCGGCCAACGGGTCGACGGGCTCGTGCGCCGCGGACACCGTCGTGGATCGAGCCCGCAGCTGACGCGCGAGGATGCGCATCGCGAGCAGGTCGGATTCGTCCCACTTCCGGACGCGGTCGAACATGCCGACGAGGGCCTCACCGTCGGAGAGCGGCAGGTGCAGGGCCGACGCGGTCTCCATGTCGTTGGGGTGCAGATAGTCCACGACATAGGAGCGCTGCGGGACCGGCAGGCGCGACAGTTCTTCGAGGGTCGCGAATCCCTCGGCCGTGAGGACCCGCCGGGCACGCGGCAGCGCGAAGATGTCCTTGTCGCGCCATCGTTCGCGGTAGTCCCGCAGCAGCGGGGCCGCGGCGCCGGTCAGCAGCGGTGCCGGGTCGTCGAAGATCTCGCTGTAGGTGCGGCCGTGGAAGAACGTCACGTCACGAACCCCGAAGTATGTGGAGATGGCCTCGACCAGGCCCTCTTTGAAGTCCTGACCGCCGGCCGCGTGTTCGCACTGCTCGAGCACCGCCAGGACCCCGAGCATCTGCCGACGCGACAGCAGGTCCTGCCATCCACCGCGACACCTGCCTGACCTTCCGGGAGTTCGACGACGCGGTCGACCGGGTCGCCGCCGCGTTGCACGCCGCCGGCCTGCGGCAGGGGCAGACCCTCGGCATCCTGTCGCACAACTGCTGGCAATTTCCCGTGGTCATCTTCGCCGCCGCGCGAATCGGGGTCATCTCGGTCCCGATCA
The genomic region above belongs to Gordonia hongkongensis and contains:
- a CDS encoding helix-turn-helix transcriptional regulator, which gives rise to MLGVLAVLEQCEHAAGGQDFKEGLVEAISTYFGVRDVTFFHGRTYSEIFDDPAPLLTGAAAPLLRDYRERWRDKDIFALPRARRVLTAEGFATLEELSRLPVPQRSYVVDYLHPNDMETASALHLPLSDGEALVGMFDRVRKWDESDLLAMRILARQLRARSTTVSAAHEPVDPLAALTPRQLEVAELASDGLSNAEIAQRLSLSELSVKKYVSRIFDAAGLRNRAELATAVLRSRRRAR